In the Sarcophilus harrisii chromosome 1, mSarHar1.11, whole genome shotgun sequence genome, one interval contains:
- the MARCHF2 gene encoding E3 ubiquitin-protein ligase MARCH2 isoform X2 has translation MTTGDCCHLPGSLCDCTGNTAFSKIVADPDLGHPQYVTQVTAKDGRLLSTVIKALGTQSDGPICRICHEGSSGEVLLSPCDCTGTLGTVHKSCLEKWLSSSNTSYCELCHTEFVVERRPRPFTEVSFRYHCQLYSEWRRTNQKVRLMILDSESCKMAQHSLLSAMLLKKTAEETTV, from the exons ATGACGACAGGCGACTGCTGTCATCTCCCTGGTTCACTGTGTGACTGTACTGGAAACACGGCCTTCTCTAAGATCGTGGCTGACCCGGACCTTGGGCATCCGCAATATGTGACCCAGGTAACAGCCAAGGATGGCCGGCTTCTCTCAACTGTCATCAAAGCCTTAGGCACACAAAG TGATGGACCCATCTGCCGAATTTGCCATGAAGGATCCAGTGGGGAGGTGCTGTTGTCACCTTGTGATTGCACAGGCACACTGGGTACTGTGCACAAGAGCTGCCTGGAGAAATGGCTTTCTTCCTCCAACACTAGCTACTGTGAGCTGTGCCACACAGAATTTGTGGTGGAGAGGCGTCCCCGGCCCTTCACAGAG GTTTCATTCCGCTACCACTGCCAGCTGTATTCAGAGTGGAGAAGAACTAATCAAAAAGTTCGCTTAATGATTCTGGACTCTGAAAGCTGTAAGATGGCCCAGCATTCACTACTATCAGCCATGCTCCTCAAGAAAACAGCAGAAGAAACTACTGTGTGA
- the MARCHF2 gene encoding E3 ubiquitin-protein ligase MARCH2 isoform X1, with the protein MTTGDCCHLPGSLCDCTGNTAFSKIVADPDLGHPQYVTQVTAKDGRLLSTVIKALGTQSDGPICRICHEGSSGEVLLSPCDCTGTLGTVHKSCLEKWLSSSNTSYCELCHTEFVVERRPRPFTEWLKDPGPRNEKRTLFCDMVCFLFITPLAAISGWLCLRGAQDHLQFNSRLEAVGLIALTLALFTIYILWTLVSFRYHCQLYSEWRRTNQKVRLMILDSESCKMAQHSLLSAMLLKKTAEETTV; encoded by the exons ATGACGACAGGCGACTGCTGTCATCTCCCTGGTTCACTGTGTGACTGTACTGGAAACACGGCCTTCTCTAAGATCGTGGCTGACCCGGACCTTGGGCATCCGCAATATGTGACCCAGGTAACAGCCAAGGATGGCCGGCTTCTCTCAACTGTCATCAAAGCCTTAGGCACACAAAG TGATGGACCCATCTGCCGAATTTGCCATGAAGGATCCAGTGGGGAGGTGCTGTTGTCACCTTGTGATTGCACAGGCACACTGGGTACTGTGCACAAGAGCTGCCTGGAGAAATGGCTTTCTTCCTCCAACACTAGCTACTGTGAGCTGTGCCACACAGAATTTGTGGTGGAGAGGCGTCCCCGGCCCTTCACAGAG TGGCTGAAGGACCCTGGGCCCAGGAATGAGAAGAGGACCCTTTTCTGTGACATGGTGTGTTTCCTGTTCATCACACCCCTCGCAGCTATCTCAGGCTGGCTTTGCCTTCGAGGGGCCCAGGATCACCTACAGTTTAACAGCAGGCTGGAAGCAGTGGGACTTATTGCTCTCACGTTAGCACTTTTTACTATCTACATCCTTTGGACATTG GTTTCATTCCGCTACCACTGCCAGCTGTATTCAGAGTGGAGAAGAACTAATCAAAAAGTTCGCTTAATGATTCTGGACTCTGAAAGCTGTAAGATGGCCCAGCATTCACTACTATCAGCCATGCTCCTCAAGAAAACAGCAGAAGAAACTACTGTGTGA